In the genome of Siniperca chuatsi isolate FFG_IHB_CAS linkage group LG14, ASM2008510v1, whole genome shotgun sequence, the window aatgaaaatactcaagtaaagtacaattacctcaaaaatgtactcaagaactacttgagtaaatgtacttagttccTCTCCACCACTGGTAACACCTGGGCCTTTCCTActaaaacaagtcaaaatgtctgctgtgaaaaaggcctgttgtaAGATTAAAACCTATGAAATAGGTAGGCCTACACCCCCACCCATTCTTTCTACATTAAATGAtctaataaaaagttaaaactgtATAACAATTaaaaaccattttaaaaatgtgcacatCCTCCCATGCTGCATGGTTGCCCGCACTCCCCTCCTGGGCTCATATTTCATTACATTAGTTCATCTTTaaaaggaggtggaggaggggggccTTCTCTGAGGCGGTCCCGCATTCAGTACgcccctgtctctgtctcataGTTAGGGCACCAAAATAACTCGGTCGAGAGAGacgcttgtttttgtttgtttgtttgtttacctgaAAGCCAAAACTCTTCCAGGATCCACATTTGCAACTCTCCTAGTATCCACGCCGTATTTTTCTCCATGCCTTCTAGCGTAAAGCCCCCGAACGTCAccttccctccccctccccttaGCAACAGAGGCAACATGGCGGCGTCCAGTAACGCGGAGCATTCTCCAGAGATATCGACGCCTTTAAAGATACCGAAAACCGAGGTGCCATCCCCCGAGTCGGAGGATTTGAGTGACAGTAATCAATACCACTCCAATCCCTCGACACCTAACCGCTTCTCGCCTTTGAACGTGGGCTCAGGGACCGCGGGCCGGACGGCGGCCTCATCCTCCTCCAACAGCTTCACGGCTTGCCGAGGGATGTCGTGGACCCCGTCTGAGACAAACGCCCTCATCGCGGTCTGGGGCAACGAGAGGCTGACGGAGGCGAGGATGCAGCAGCTGGAGGTCGCGGGCACCGTGTTCTCCGGTAAGGCCCCCGGTCCTGCCATGTACGAGCGGGTGTCCAGAGCCTTGTCGGAGCTTGGATATGAGAGGACCCCGTCCCAGTGCAGGGAGAGGATGAAGGTAAATAAGGTTATGAGGACACAACAATGGCTGTACATGTCCGTCCTCCATCACCAGGACTTCTACCTGTAGCTTTGAGACTGAGCTGGAGTTGCTAACAGTAGCTGCCATGCAACTAATGGGGGCTTGCAATGCACTGACATGTAGGACAAGGGGATGTTGACAAAAATAAGTCCAGTCACATTTGAAAATGCCCAGTTGTTGAGCAGATAGCGTTAGCTAACAGCCCACAATGGAAGAATCAAGCCCCAAGTGTCAGGCTGTTGACATTGTTGTAGGTTTGTTGGCACACCTCACTTCTCAATGGATGCAGTAATCCACCTGCACTGAGTTGACCCTCCTTATAATACACTGCGCGTTGTGTTTGAAGTACACATCATACTAGTGGCCAGGTATTGTATTAAATATGACATAGGGTTTCAATGGATAAAATAGCTTTTTAGTTTATTGCGTTGAGTTGTTTCCTTACTGTTATCACCAAATGAATATCatagtttttattcttttcatttACAACCACATTGCTCTCTCCAAGACCCAGAAATAGTTGTCTCTATTAGGGTGAAATTAATGCTAACAACTAAAAATTTTAAtcattaattgattcagtcacCTCCCTGCATGTAATAGATAGATAGGGTGATACTAATGTGTTTTACACTTGTCATCAGAAAGGACAGGGTGATCCTATCcatgcatttgacaccattgcaTTAGATGTCAACATACCCAAGATAGTTTCCTTTTCAGCATCTTCAGCATGTTAAGCGACATATTCTATACAATTTGAATTCCAATGGGTTGccaaaaaatgacagaaataacaaaataatcattatgTCCTGCAGGAGATCAGGGTTTTAATCAAATGTCATATCATATACTCGGCACTCCAGACACAATGCTTTATTCAACAGTGAAAAAGTGTACCGATTGTGATGCAGAAACTCAGGGTATCTGCCGATACTGAGGACCGATCCAATACTATAGCTCTCTTTTTCCCAAATGTATGTTTCCTCACTGCATGGAATTCTTCTCATGCAAGTTAACACGAGGCTGTAACTGTGAAACATGTAACACACCTAACACACTCTGTtttctactactactgctactactggtGTTTTGAACAGATACAGACCTGACAAACAGCACTGAGTTTCTGTGGTAAACAGTGATTAGAGCTGATGTGGCACTGCTGTCCTCTGCGTGCTAACAGGACAGCTGAAATATGTTTTGCTTCTCGTTCcttgtttgagcttcactgtgcagaatgatgtatgtgcagagtttgatcCTAGGGTGGGAAAACGCCTCTTGAAATCGCCAGGAAACCagttgaaaatgtgaaagagTTAAAATTTCTTGGGACTATAAGCTCATCAGAGATTATACTTTTTGCGGGAGCTCAGGAGATGTGGCATTTCAGGGAAAGCTATGGTCCAGTTTTACACATCTGTTGTAGAAAGTGTGCTAACTCTATCGCAGTTTGGTTTGGTAGTCTGACTACTgctgaaacaaataaagaaatacattagAGAAAAAAGTTAAGACCGCATCTAAAATTACTCACCACTCCTTCCCATCCATCTCTTCGAGTTATAGTTTGGCTTCACCAAAAGGCTCTGAACATTGTTAGTGATGATTCTCACACAGCAGCTCCTCTCTTTGAGGAAATGCCCTCTGGGAGGAGGCTCAGACAACTCCGTTTTAAATCTGAGCGCTTTAAAAGAAGTACATTCCTTGAGGCTATTCAATTCTTGAATGGTAAAGTGGCACTTTAaggtacattttgttttttaagtttaTGATTTGTAATTATTAATGGTATTTTGCGTATTTTTACTTCCGGCAAGGAGCTTATGTCTTTGGTgccatttgtttgtctgtcagcaggattacagaaaaactactggccagattttcatgaaactcGGTGCACGGGTGTAGCACGGGCCAAGTAAGAACCCATTTTGGATCTGATCACGGGGCagatacacaaattatttttcactttgtctatggcaaaatgaactgaattaatTGCGCATGCGTAAACCCGTCGTAACTAAAGTGAATGGTGTGCTGCAactaaacatacaacaaaacataacagccaCCCCAAACTTCACTGTAGAAACAGATGCAGCAGGTATGTAAGAAATATGCAGTCAGGGATGGGATTTTTCCCGATTAATCCAGAATTCCAGATTTTCCGACCTGAAAATGCAACCCACGtgaatcataaaaaaatatcttaTGGTCACGCTAGCTTCTCTGTTGTCTCCTCTGGGTGTTTGACCCAGGGCGGGGCTCaaatcctgcacacacacacacacacacacacacacacacacacacacacagcgcacagcagagcagagaggctgtggtagagacagtgaaccaggtgaagtgacGGCAACGTTTTACTCCGAGTTGACAACAACTCAAGTAAAAAATAGAAGAAGTAGAAAAGcgatatttccacctgctttgtccgcagCTGTAACAACCGCAGCGTGCTTGTTTGACTGTAATTCtaacagttttggaaatatgtccagacatacagtatatagtggttgagcttgcagatttgcatgtGATGTTGTGTTGAAGGAGTtcaccaaggcaaattcctaaCAATGTTTGTTGTAATGGCAAGAAAATTAACTcaactcattattattattattattattagtattccAAGTAAAGGATCTTTAAAGTCAGTCCTTGCTTTCTGAGCCACTGTCCTTTATTGATCTTTgttaaacatgtaataaaatgtgatgttaCTTCGTCCTTGCAATGTTTCCAAACAACTTACTGACAGAAAGTGCTGAAAATATAAGACTATATTGAGTCAAGCTTTGCCAGTGTTAGCTAACCACAAATAGCACTGTCAGCCTTTCTGGGTTCATAGTTAAGGCCTCGTGCCACTGccttcacattaaaatgtatttattgtgcaGGAcgtacaggaagtgttgagtagcagcagtagcattACAGTAGCGGTAAGTATTAAATGTGGTGTGGTGACGTCTGGCCGATACCCGCTGCACTTAATAAGGTCAGTCTCGCGGCCGATGGATGGGATTGCTGCACAACTTAAAACTTCACTTATTGCAGTCCACAGCCGGACAAATTCACTTGCTGTTGAACATGAAAGCGCCTTAGACTCGCTGTAAGTAACCAGCTTACATTGGTAAAAGCGTGAAGTGAACCTTTCTTTGAGTCACCATACTGTAGAACTGTCGCAACAAAGTTGACCGTTACCGGAACAACAGCTGAGTAAATCCTTTATCCATCCTCCCATCACATACAGACGCTGCGGCGCTGCTACAGCCGCGTGAAGGAGCATGGCATCGGCAAAAGGAAGAGCAGCTACACTATAGAGCAGCTGGAGAAGGTGTTTGGTCAGGGAGGCTGGGACTCCCAGAGTTGTGCCCCGGTGCTGATCAACAGCAGTGGGCTGTATCAGGAAATGGAGTCCGATGGCAGCACCCTGGAAGACTTCTCCCAGGAGGACTGGTGCAACCAGGTGCTAGACTCAGCCTTCCAGGAGGGAGACATGGAGACTGGTGAGTGTGCTAGCAAGCAGTGGACAGATAGCAATAAAAGACACAGAAATAATGGGTTTGAactaatatgtgtgtttgttttctctctagAAGAAATCCAGGTGCCTAAAAACAGAGCTCTGCAGATTCAAGCAGAGCTGTCAGAACAAACCCAGTAAGTCAACTAGAACAAAGGCTGACCTCGCTTTGTCTTTGTACATGGAATATGTTTGATATAAAGCTTTATGTTGTAAATTGTGAATTAGCCTAATCATTGCAAATTACTGTGGAAAAGCCACCACTGTATTATTCTGACATTATTCTGAATGGGATGTACTTAGTGAAAATCTTGTTGCCGTTATCTTTCCCCAATTCATTCAGTCTGCCAGGTGAAACAGATGGCCCTGTATCCCAAAAACATCTTAGGATAAAGATGATCTTAGTCCATAAACATACAATGGAACAAAGATTATCTTAGTTTTAAGATGTTTGTAGGAAATGGGTTAGATTTTGGTCATTCTCAAATCTGTATCCGTGTGCAGTGCTGTCTGCCGGAGTGTCTTCTGTGATACTACCACTGGGAGGCGCTAAAGCCAGAATCTTTCAAATCCTTCACATAGGGAGTCTCCGCCTCACCTCTTggtgttcttttgttttaaaattgcaAAATTGCTCTTTAGTCCCTTTATACTGTGTCAAAGACATTACAAGAgacttttttatatatataagcTGATATGAGTTTATCATCTGTAGAGCTATGAATGCATAAATATTACCTGAGGCTGCTGTTCCTCTGAAACAGAGCTCTTACCACCATCTGGTGGCTTGCCAGACCAAAATGAAAACCAATAAATTGGGCAGAGGTAACATAAGTATTTTAAGCCACAGGAGCTCCCAAAAGCAGGCTAACAAGGTGCTACTTATGTCTGACAGCTCACTGCTGGTATAGCACTTTCTAACATGGGAAGCGTGTTGTATTACTTTGTCATTAGTATGTATCTTGGGTTCTCTGCAGAAAAAGAGACATGATGCAGACTGTGATGCGTATCCTTGAGTCAGTGCAGCTGAAATGGGAGCACTTCCAGACGTGGACTGAGTTCTCACGGCTGCACCTCTCCAACAAACTGGCCATCTTTGGCGTGGGCTACAACACGCGCTGGCGCGAGGACGTGCGTTACCACTACGCCGAAATCAGCTCGCAGGTGCCGCTGGGCAAGAGGCTTCGTGAGTACTTCAACCCAGAGAAGCCAGAGGGCCGCATCATCATGACCAAAGTTCAGAAGATGAACTGGAAGAATGTCTACTACAAGTTCCTGGACATTACCATCAGCGAGGCACGCTGCCTGGAGCTGCACATGGAGGTGGACTGGAACCCTGTATCCCAGTCCAGGGCAGCAGGCTGCAGCAAAGGCACCTCCCACTACCTCCTTCCTGGGGACATCCCCAAGGCGTATGGACTCTACGCAATTGGCTACGAGGCAATGTCGTCCTCTGACACCGCTCAGACCTCTCCCCAGGGTGATAGTGAAGACCATAGCTTACCTCAGTGGGAGTCAGAGAACGGGGCACAAAGTCAGGCTGATGGAGAAGGTGCAGGGAAAGGTGACAGGACTGGGGCTAAAGTCACTTACTGCTACCTAGGCATAGCTGAGGATAGGACCATACAGCAGTGTCTCTTCCAGCACTTTCAGGGCTCTGGCAAACACTATGTCCATGGTGAACCCTCCACTGTGACGCGTTTCCTGCAGGAGAACTGCTGCGGTGCCGTCACAAGTCAGGATGGGGAGGGAGGTGAAGACTCGTCTCAGCGTTTTTCCATTTACATAAAATTCattgaggtggagctggacttcCTCTCAGCAGGCTCCCTGGTGGAGTGCCTCGAAACTGCTGTTGGTTATTCCTTGAAATacaacaacagagaaacatCTTAACTGCACTCAGTGTTTCAGATTTGTATTGACTAAAGATATAATTAACACGTGTTACAGCCAACAAGGCAACATGAACGGTGACCAATTCTGTCTGTTAAAGCATGGATGTGTGCAAGAGTCTGGCATATTTTTGCAGCCTTTTCAGCTCTATTGAACAGATTTTTCAGTAGACCCTTATTAAGTCCAAAAAGAATGACTATGcacaatatggcaaatgtatTGTGTAGAAATATGGGGACAGTAGCTTAAGTATTTCAGAGCTGCAACATCCAAGAAGTATGTACTTATTATTTTATGCTAATGTGCACTACAAAGGTTTCTGCTGCTTGTTTAGTGTAGATATTGCCTCATCAGGGAGTGTGGGGTTGGCAAGGTGACTACTGCAGTATGCATCTGTCTACCTCAGTAGGATGTAGCAAACAAGGCAGCGAGGGCACCACAGCGTGTATTTATTCTGAAACTGCCTTTACTTTGACTGTTGAGGTCTGGACCTGAATTCACAAAGCATCTAAGAGTAACGGCTGATTTATGCCTTACGTTTTGCACGTGGAACTGGACTGCAGCTAGAGATGCTTCCATGCAAATTAGGGAGAAAATTAGTTAGTTCAATTGTATAGGTCTGATGGTTTATCCAGCAGTGTGAACACTGGGTGCGCGTCAAAACCCCGACCGGCCGGTTGGGCGTGGTTTCCACTCCATTTCAATTCAGCACACAAAACACCACATGCTGCTCATGCCGACCTGTATCGACGGCAGTATACAAAACCCCATGTGTACCAACAGCATCGTTAATTATACAgtctaataaaaacatttttcacacgGCTGAATCCAAATGGAAAGGGTTCTGTAGTGTCTCTGCAACtttaaaaatactaaattaaAGTTTATCACAGCATCTCTACCACCGGCTGCTGTTTGATTTTCAGTTTCGTACCTGCCGCCTCATATCGTGCCTGCTCTCCATTTAACCGGGGTTCCCGCCCTTGcccttatttaaaaaaaacaaccaaacgGAGCGCACTTTTCAAGCTGTCTGGGTTATCTGTGTAGCTCACTTGCTGACTCTCTTGCCTGGTCTTTTATAGCTCTAATGCACATTCAAATGCTTGACTAGGTTGGTGGTATTCAGAGTTTTGCTCCTGCACAAGCAAACACTGAATTTTGTCTTTGCTAGATATTCTGAAATACTGCCAGATCACTAAGGAAATTATTGATTTACTTGTTATGTGTTTTTGGTGCCATGGTATCAGCCAAAATGAGAAATCGCTGATTTTACACTGGAGTGTAAATATACACTAAGCCAATATGTATTGTTGGCCAGTGCTTTGGAGCATCTCTAGCTGCGGCTGTGGGGTTGTGGGTATCAGTGGACCAACACCACAGCACCTCCCACATACTGGTATTTTAAATGCACCAGTGTTGCAGATACATaatcacatgaacacatgatcGTGCCAGTGGTTGAGGTAATCTACTTGCTTACAGCCTAAGATCACAGATCTACAACTTCTAGTAAGGGTAAGACTATAAGCTGCAGAGGTTTACTCATCCTTGACTAATAATCAAACTGAATTCTTTATGAACATGATTCCTGAGGTTATGTGCAATGTGCCAGGAAGGGACTGTGTAGAGAAGAATCAAACAATGGATAAGTCCATATCATATGTTTATGAAATCTACCTTATAtatctataatatatatttaagaaTATTGTTGTTCTTGAGCATTCCAGCTTTTGCAAACTTGCAATGTTCATTTGTTtgggtatacagtatataaagataaatatgatattttatattttatcggTTGACATCATGTCTCGTATGTGATTGTTTGGAAGTCACCGTCttgtatgtttacatgtttgaaaaacaataaatgggGCACTCACTGTCATTTGTTACACAGTGAACATTGgtttgtgagtgtttgtttgagCTGTAGGTTGTACTTACTTTAGAAATTCTGAATTATTTACATATTAAACATGCTATGCAGTGCGCTGTCCTCAACAATGTATTAtactaaaatgtttatattcCGTGGAAAAAGTATAGTGGTGTAATACCAACCTGCAGGTTCAAGTTTATGGACTGTGCAGAAGTTTGTTTTTGGGAAACACAAGACGTTTTCTAGAGTCAGGAAAGAAGGCGGCATTCCAGAGGTGAAAAACAGCCGAAGGACTATTTACAATAAATGTGCTGACGCCCCAAAGTCAACCATGAGGTGCTACTTTTGCGTTTTAGCCAAGCGTGGCTCTTGGAATGTCAATGTCTGTGGGCCgcttcaccactttggtccaaactgaaatatctcaacaggtattagatagattgccatgaaatcctgtacagacatccatgggCCGCAGAGGACGAATCCTCACACtcttctctagcgccaccagcgtGTGGACATTTTTGGTTTAGAGTGAAATTTCTCaccaactattggatggattgctatgcaAGTTGGCACAGataggatgaattgtaatcactttggtgaccCTCAGACTTCTCTagagccatcatcaggtcagaatttaatttgtttatgaacaaatatctgcaaaactaatgtccttcccatcagcctcagctgcactttgtgtgt includes:
- the LOC122888082 gene encoding myb/SANT-like DNA-binding domain-containing protein 2 isoform X2, with product MPSSVKPPNVTFPPPPLSNRGNMAASSNAEHSPEISTPLKIPKTEVPSPESEDLSDSNQYHSNPSTPNRFSPLNVGSGTAGRTAASSSSNSFTACRGMSWTPSETNALIAVWGNERLTEARMQQLEVAGTVFSGKAPGPAMYERVSRALSELGYERTPSQCRERMKTLRRCYSRVKEHGIGKRKSSYTIEQLEKVFGQGGWDSQSCAPVLINSSGLYQEMESDGSTLEDFSQEDWCNQVLDSAFQEGDMETEEIQVPKNRALQIQAELSEQTQKRDMMQTVMRILESVQLKWEHFQTWTEFSRLHLSNKLAIFGVGYNTRWREDVRYHYAEISSQVPLGKRLREYFNPEKPEGRIIMTKVQKMNWKNVYYKFLDITISEARCLELHMEVDWNPVSQSRAAGCSKGTSHYLLPGDIPKAYGLYAIGYEAMSSSDTAQTSPQGDSEDHSLPQWESENGAQSQADGEGAGKGDRTGAKVTYCYLGIAEDRTIQQCLFQHFQGSGKHYVHGEPSTVTRFLQENCCGAVTSQDGEGGEDSSQRFSIYIKFIEVELDFLSAGSLVECLETAVGYSLKYNNRETS
- the LOC122888082 gene encoding myb/SANT-like DNA-binding domain-containing protein 2 isoform X1, which translates into the protein MPSSVKPPNVTFPPPPLSNRGNMAASSNAEHSPEISTPLKIPKTEVPSPESEDLSDSNQYHSNPSTPNRFSPLNVGSGTAGRTAASSSSNSFTACRGMSWTPSETNALIAVWGNERLTEARMQQLEVAGTVFSGKAPGPAMYERVSRALSELGYERTPSQCRERMKTLRRCYSRVKEHGIGKRKSSYTIEQLEKVFGQGGWDSQSCAPVLINSSGLYQEMESDGSTLEDFSQEDWCNQVLDSAFQEGDMETGECASKQWTDSNKRHRNNGFELICVFVFSLEEIQVPKNRALQIQAELSEQTQKRDMMQTVMRILESVQLKWEHFQTWTEFSRLHLSNKLAIFGVGYNTRWREDVRYHYAEISSQVPLGKRLREYFNPEKPEGRIIMTKVQKMNWKNVYYKFLDITISEARCLELHMEVDWNPVSQSRAAGCSKGTSHYLLPGDIPKAYGLYAIGYEAMSSSDTAQTSPQGDSEDHSLPQWESENGAQSQADGEGAGKGDRTGAKVTYCYLGIAEDRTIQQCLFQHFQGSGKHYVHGEPSTVTRFLQENCCGAVTSQDGEGGEDSSQRFSIYIKFIEVELDFLSAGSLVECLETAVGYSLKYNNRETS